A region of Pyxidicoccus parkwaysis DNA encodes the following proteins:
- a CDS encoding trans-sulfuration enzyme family protein — protein sequence MTTKTTRTAQLGLFPVGRVEVPVLPAINATTVVFPDTTSLTPLDRDSLSRQGRDPYENFYYGGVGTPTTEAFGQAVAKLEGGTHAVLAPSGQSALVATLSALLKQGDHVLVVDTVTYTTRWYLDQCLAASGVTVTYYPPEVTDLEPFLRPNTRVVFMESPGSMTFEVQDVPALCKTAARHGITTVLDNTWAASRYFEPFEKGADVSVLSLTKYHAGPAGVSMGAVVTRQERLHATIKNQAALLGLHVNPDACARAMLALATLDLRLNQQERTTEHVLRSLTGLSGLGALFHPSLPGAPGHALWRRDFMGANSLVTLVFEGLDRAAVHARVDRFRVVRIGYGWGGMLSLATLFEVNAWRTVSGIAARGMGLRLYLGLEDPADLVADLRQALEGR from the coding sequence GTGACGACCAAGACCACCCGTACCGCGCAGCTCGGCCTGTTCCCCGTTGGACGCGTGGAGGTGCCGGTCCTTCCGGCCATCAACGCCACCACGGTGGTGTTTCCGGATACCACCTCGCTCACGCCGCTGGACCGCGACTCGCTCAGCCGTCAGGGCCGCGACCCCTACGAGAACTTCTACTACGGCGGGGTGGGGACGCCGACCACCGAGGCCTTCGGCCAGGCGGTGGCGAAGCTGGAGGGCGGCACCCACGCGGTGCTGGCGCCCTCCGGGCAGAGCGCCCTCGTCGCCACGCTCTCGGCGCTCCTGAAGCAGGGGGACCACGTCCTGGTGGTGGACACGGTGACGTACACGACGCGCTGGTACCTCGACCAGTGCCTGGCCGCCTCCGGTGTCACCGTCACCTACTACCCGCCGGAGGTCACCGACCTCGAGCCCTTCCTCCGGCCCAACACGCGCGTGGTGTTCATGGAGTCGCCGGGCTCCATGACCTTCGAGGTGCAGGATGTACCGGCGCTGTGCAAGACGGCCGCGCGGCATGGAATCACCACGGTGCTCGACAACACGTGGGCGGCGTCCCGCTACTTCGAGCCGTTCGAGAAGGGTGCCGATGTGTCGGTCCTCTCGCTGACGAAGTACCACGCGGGCCCCGCCGGGGTATCGATGGGCGCGGTGGTGACGCGGCAGGAGCGCCTGCATGCGACCATCAAGAACCAGGCAGCCCTGCTGGGGCTGCACGTCAATCCGGATGCCTGCGCGCGCGCGATGCTGGCGCTGGCGACGCTCGACCTCCGGCTGAACCAGCAGGAGCGCACCACCGAGCACGTCCTCCGAAGTCTCACCGGACTTTCGGGACTGGGCGCGCTGTTTCATCCGTCCCTGCCCGGGGCTCCGGGGCACGCACTCTGGCGGCGCGACTTCATGGGAGCGAACAGCCTGGTGACGCTGGTGTTCGAGGGGCTCGACCGGGCGGCCGTGCACGCGCGGGTGGACCGTTTCCGGGTGGTGAGGATTGGCTATGGCTGGGGCGGCATGCTCAGCCTGGCGACGCTCTTCGAGGTGAATGCCTGGAGGACGGTGTCTGGGATTGCTGCCCGTGGAATGGGCCTGCGACTCTATCTCGGCCTGGAAGACCCGGCGGACCTGGTGGCGGACCTGCGCCAGGCACTCGAGGGAAGGTGA
- a CDS encoding recombinase family protein, whose product MSDKLQATHLQRRAVVYLRQSTLKQVLEHHESTTRQYALKHRAQELGWPAGRIDVIDEDLGQSGAGSAWRSGFRRLAEEVAHGRVGLILALEVSRLARSSADWQRLLELCALADVLIADEQAIYTPRDYNDRLLLGLKGTMSEAEQYWMRLRLQGGKLSKARRGELFLAPPVGYQWNEATHRLGAPHSRPGTLSCLHSFLESLCQVRHRFMKSRRSESQAARGSGGQAAQPPWGTRLPRPRSHQVHGRGLDRLAPLEPQHHAAWGGPRAGARPVRGSVVAKHTTARPSMCAAASAAPSVRTATCIEPVRPAASLKMHGRSGCAKGVGNGMFPAPCCFDGCARSGHPRAGAPESPRARPLAGGQRWQAAAFRVPATPCLLRKTLWRPRRPRRPFCFRWPCAGRSAWGARRTAALP is encoded by the coding sequence ATGAGCGACAAGCTACAGGCCACTCATCTTCAACGACGGGCGGTCGTCTACCTGCGGCAGTCCACGCTCAAGCAGGTCCTCGAACACCATGAGTCCACCACCCGGCAGTATGCTCTGAAGCACCGCGCGCAGGAGCTTGGTTGGCCGGCCGGGCGCATTGACGTCATTGACGAAGACCTGGGACAGAGCGGCGCGGGGAGTGCCTGGCGCTCCGGCTTCCGGCGACTGGCCGAAGAGGTGGCCCACGGACGGGTGGGCCTCATCCTCGCCCTGGAGGTGTCGCGGCTGGCGCGCTCCTCGGCGGACTGGCAGCGCCTGCTGGAGTTGTGCGCTCTGGCCGATGTCCTCATCGCGGACGAGCAGGCCATCTACACGCCGCGAGACTACAACGACCGACTCTTGCTGGGGCTCAAGGGCACCATGAGCGAGGCCGAGCAGTACTGGATGCGCCTGAGGCTGCAGGGAGGCAAGTTGTCCAAGGCCCGGCGCGGGGAACTCTTCCTCGCGCCCCCTGTCGGTTATCAGTGGAACGAAGCAACGCATCGGCTCGGGGCGCCCCACTCGAGACCGGGTACCTTAAGCTGCCTGCATTCCTTCCTCGAAAGTCTCTGTCAGGTCCGGCACCGGTTCATGAAGTCGCGCCGCTCGGAGTCGCAGGCCGCTCGAGGGTCCGGTGGACAGGCCGCGCAGCCCCCTTGGGGTACACGCCTGCCCAGACCACGCTCCCATCAGGTGCATGGCAGGGGCCTGGACCGCTTGGCGCCGCTTGAGCCTCAACACCACGCGGCCTGGGGTGGCCCTCGTGCCGGGGCCAGGCCAGTGCGCGGGAGCGTCGTGGCGAAACACACGACGGCGCGGCCCTCGATGTGCGCCGCCGCGAGCGCCGCGCCTTCGGTCCGGACCGCGACGTGCATCGAACCGGTGCGTCCGGCGGCAAGTCTGAAAATGCATGGGCGGTCCGGATGCGCAAAGGGCGTCGGGAACGGGATGTTCCCGGCGCCCTGTTGCTTTGATGGTTGCGCTCGGTCGGGGCATCCGCGCGCGGGAGCTCCAGAGAGCCCGCGCGCGCGCCCGCTCGCCGGTGGTCAACGATGGCAGGCAGCCGCGTTCCGGGTTCCCGCGACGCCCTGTCTCCTCAGAAAAACTCTTTGGCGGCCGCGGAGACCCCGGAGGCCGTTTTGTTTTCGATGGCCTTGCGCAGGTCGCTCAGCGTGGGGAGCCCGACGTACTGCAGCGCTGCCGTGA
- a CDS encoding B12-binding domain/radical SAM domain-containing protein, with protein MVAIPKRGTAGASRAAMEEGCHMSLRVIAVAAPDWVAGVKDSRALNSRDPASLFNACRHAAQETRTPSSAWSHSNWAGTRLERRSKVLLMYSLDEMPAFAELLRREQPNLLLLGAMSLCLPGAVACAALARELLGDRVVIVLGGRHASETMYLENPRRRDAEAVRHHPGSPLRLMASGRLAPVFDLVISGDGEHLITALGEAVARAEREGSASLARSVFGQLDGTVPGDWIAGMLDGNTIHTRVSAARPVDYSRCPSPALEFGVAGAFDVFGGRMTAHVFSDTGRGCVYDCAFCSERKSATGGLRDTAHAADRLYRQLSEAVTVISEDHPGRKSSAFVEDSVILGGSPRLVDQLAQRLESAPLDIEFGAQLTIDQILTRRAQLARLARVGLRYVFIGVETLVPEAIGGMSKDLGHKQAPWLARIHQALGLLSEHGIHCGCAILFGLGETQERRLELLDALWSMRRTYGMPEPISANWAVQHPLCGEDGGAGYEYLDWGTPPGPFLDCFHRFGEASVLYPLPHVGAPRLDEVRQVTGILDAMAVPEQPRARLLAK; from the coding sequence ATGGTAGCCATACCCAAGCGTGGAACCGCGGGGGCGTCGCGGGCTGCGATGGAAGAGGGCTGCCACATGTCTCTGCGAGTCATTGCTGTCGCCGCACCGGATTGGGTTGCAGGTGTCAAGGATTCCCGAGCGCTGAACAGCCGCGACCCGGCGAGTCTCTTCAATGCCTGCCGCCATGCCGCTCAGGAGACGCGGACGCCTTCAAGTGCCTGGTCTCACAGCAACTGGGCCGGGACGCGCCTCGAGCGACGGTCCAAGGTGCTTCTCATGTACTCGCTCGACGAAATGCCCGCGTTCGCCGAGCTGCTGCGGCGCGAGCAACCCAACCTGCTGCTGCTGGGGGCCATGTCGCTGTGTCTTCCTGGTGCGGTGGCCTGCGCAGCGCTGGCGCGTGAGTTGCTGGGTGACCGGGTCGTCATCGTGCTGGGCGGCCGGCACGCCAGCGAGACGATGTACCTGGAGAATCCCAGACGACGTGACGCGGAGGCCGTGCGCCATCATCCGGGCTCCCCCCTCCGGCTCATGGCCAGCGGCCGACTCGCGCCCGTGTTCGACCTGGTCATCTCAGGCGATGGAGAGCACCTCATCACCGCGTTGGGTGAGGCGGTCGCCCGGGCCGAGCGCGAGGGCTCCGCGTCCCTGGCACGCTCCGTCTTCGGGCAGCTCGACGGAACGGTTCCGGGGGACTGGATCGCGGGCATGCTGGATGGGAACACGATTCACACGCGGGTCAGCGCCGCGAGGCCCGTGGACTACTCCCGCTGTCCTTCTCCCGCTCTGGAGTTCGGTGTGGCGGGCGCGTTCGACGTCTTCGGTGGCCGGATGACGGCCCATGTCTTCAGCGATACCGGGCGGGGCTGTGTCTACGATTGCGCGTTCTGTAGCGAGCGCAAGTCGGCGACCGGAGGGCTTCGGGACACGGCCCACGCCGCCGACCGACTCTATCGCCAGCTGTCGGAAGCCGTGACGGTCATCTCCGAGGACCATCCCGGCCGCAAGAGCAGTGCCTTCGTCGAGGACTCGGTCATCCTGGGCGGCAGTCCCCGGCTGGTGGACCAGCTCGCGCAGCGTCTGGAGTCCGCGCCGCTCGATATCGAATTCGGGGCCCAGCTCACCATCGACCAAATCCTCACACGCCGTGCTCAGCTCGCCCGGCTGGCGCGCGTCGGGTTGCGGTACGTCTTCATCGGCGTGGAGACGCTGGTACCGGAGGCCATTGGTGGCATGAGCAAGGACCTGGGCCACAAGCAGGCGCCGTGGCTGGCTCGCATCCACCAGGCGCTGGGCCTGCTGTCCGAGCATGGCATCCACTGCGGCTGCGCGATCCTCTTCGGTCTGGGAGAGACACAGGAGCGCCGCCTGGAGCTCCTGGACGCGCTCTGGTCGATGCGCAGGACCTACGGCATGCCCGAGCCCATCAGCGCCAACTGGGCCGTGCAGCATCCGTTGTGCGGCGAGGACGGCGGCGCGGGGTATGAGTACCTCGACTGGGGAACTCCCCCGGGCCCCTTCCTTGACTGTTTTCACCGTTTCGGTGAAGCGTCTGTTCTCTATCCCCTGCCACACGTGGGAGCGCCGCGGCTGGACGAAGTGCGACAGGTGACCGGGATTCTGGACGCCATGGCGGTCCCCGAGCAGCCCCGAGCGCGCCTCCTGGCGAAGTGA